In Montipora capricornis isolate CH-2021 chromosome 4, ASM3666992v2, whole genome shotgun sequence, a single genomic region encodes these proteins:
- the LOC138044960 gene encoding uncharacterized protein produces the protein MRLQYIFADSAGKPHPFHVKSNWQPPPQPSVALESYLERTKFEIASIIFSNEKDNLSAQQREALKTLSANKEINLKKADKGTTTVIMDTRQKIQEGLEQVSNENFYKPLETPIVSSTAVKVGNIVKTLFDKGHIDNMTYKWLSSGQNPPRIPEFYTLTKIHKNTPVGRPIVSDSSGPTERISCFVDFLLQPIAQKQESYIKDTTHFINFIENTPLPDGAVLATLDVCSLYTNIPQEEGIEVVCQYYQEHYQSKTPIPKQSLGDLMRLILKENSFKFNDKHYLQTHGIAMGTKMAVAFAVIFMAHIEKQLLALSPHKPLIWNRFIDDIFTVWALPKVEINNFIVFANSFHTTIKFTHEMSSEKIVFLDTEVFKGPRFITDKILDVQTHFKPTETFQYTHFSSCHPLSVKKGFVKGETLRLLRTNSVNKESFELKKLQFSTRLLERGYPKSFAEDILTEIKFSMRNTALQNKPKTSKKIIPFVTTFNPATPNLKKILIKHWHLIAGNHNLARIFKNPPMVAYRKDKSLKDYLVRARIPSL, from the coding sequence ATGCGCTTACAATATATATTTGCTGACTCAGCAGGCAAGCCCCACCCGTTCCACGTTAAATCAAACTGGCAACCGCCACCACAACCATCAGTGGCACTGGAAAGCTATTTGGAACGCACGAAATTTGAGATTGCCTCCATCatcttttcaaatgaaaaagatAACCTTTCAGCACAGCAAAGGGAAGCCCTGAAAACCCTTAGCGCGAACAAAGAGATCAACCTCAAAAAAGCGGACAAAGGGACCACAACTGTCATTATGGATACCAGACAAAAAATACAAGAAGGTCTAGAACAAGTCTCCAACGAGAATTTCTATAAACCTCTTGAAACACCTATTGTATCCTCGACAGCGGTAAAAGTTGGAAATATAGTCAAAACTTTGTTCGATAAAGGACACATTGACAATATGACCTACAAGTGGCTTTCTTCAGGCCAAAACCCACCGCGAATACCAGAATTTTACACGCTGAccaaaatacacaaaaacaCTCCTGTCGGCAGACCAATTGTTTCTGATAGCAGTGGCCCAACAGAACGTATCTCCTGTTTTGTTGACTTCCTTTTACAACCGATCGCTCAAAAACAAGAGTCATATATCAAAGACACTACCCACTTTATCAACTTCATTGAAAACACTCCACTTCCCGACGGAGCGGTTCTAGCTACCCTTGACGTTTGTTCACTCTACACCAACATTCCACAAGAGGAGGGAATCGAAGTTGTTTGCCAATATTACCAAGAGCACTATCAGTCAAAAACACCCATCCCTAAACAATCACTTGGGGACCTCATGCGACTGATTCTCAAAGAGAactcttttaaatttaatgacaaaCACTACCTACAAACGCACGGAATAGCTATGggcacaaaaatggcagtagctTTCGCCGTCATTTTTATGGCGCACATTGAAAAACAACTACTAGCCCTCAGCCCACATAAACCTCTCATCTGGAACAGATTCATTGATGACATCTTCACAGTGTGGGCCTTACCCAAAGTAGAAatcaacaattttattgttttcgccAACTCATTCCACACCACAATTAAATTCACGCATGAAATGTCATCGGAAAAGATCGTTTTCCTTGATACCGAAGTTTTTAAAGGCCCAAGGTTCATTACTGACAAAATTCTGGAtgttcaaacacattttaagcCGACAGAAACGTTCCAATACACACACTTCTCCTCATGTCACCCTCTCAGCGTTAAGAAGGGCTTTGTAAAAGGAGAAACTTTGCGCTTACTAAGAACAAACTCGGTTAATAAAGAATCCTTTGAGTTAAAGAAATTACAATTCTCAACTCGacttttagaacgaggctaCCCCAAAAGCTTCGCCGAGGATATCTTAACcgaaataaaattctcaatgCGCAACACGGCTTTACAAAACAAACCTAAAACATCCAAGAAAATTATCCCTTTCGTCACCACTTTCAACCCTGCTACACCGAATCTTAAAAAGATCTTAATTAAACACTGGCACCTTATAGCGGGCAACCATAATCTCGCGCGAATATTCAAAAATCCCCCAATGGTTGCTTATCGAAAGGACAAATCTCTGAAAGACTATCTTgtcagagcaagaattccttcactttaa